Genomic window (Thermodesulfobacteriota bacterium):
TGATAGCGTCGGCAGTGATAGCGGTCCTCTTCGGTTATCTCACCCACAGGTGGGTGCTCAGGCCGATCAACACGCTTATCGAATCTACCGGGGAGATACGCAGGGGGAACCTCGACGTCGTCATCGAATCGGGCTCGCACGACGAGATAGGGAAGCTCTCGGAATCGTTCAACGAGATGACGGCGGCCCTCAGGCGGGTGAGGAAGAGCGAGAGGATGAACCTCATACGTCTCAGGAGGGCGATGGAGGAGGTCGTTAAGGCCCTGCCTGACGCGATCGCAATTCTCGATACTGAAGGTCGGGTGGAGGTCTCGACGGATACCGCCCAGCGCATGTTCGGCCTGAAGCCGGGCGTGCTCGTAAAGGACCTCGGCTACGAATGGATGCCGGGTCTCATCGGCAAGGCGCTCGCCGAGGACAGGGTCGTGGACCTGGATTCAAAGAACGGATACGTGCAGCGCTTCTCCGAAGGCCGCGAGTATTTCTTCAGGCCCATCGCCGTGCCCATTCCGGTCAAGCCCAAGTCGGGCGAGCATACGGGCTCCGCGATAATACTCAATGACGTTACTCAGATCCACGAGCAGGCGGAGCTGAAGCGGGACGTCGTCTCTACGGTTTCCCATCAGTTGAGGACGCCGCTTACTTCGCTCCGCATGTCGATACATCTTCTGCTGGAGGAGAAAGTAGGCGGTCTCAACGAGCAGCAGGCTGAGCTCCTCGTGGCTGCAAGGGAGGACAGCGAGAAGCTCGTGAGCATTCTGAGCGGACTGCTCGATCTCAACAGAATGGAGTCGGGCAAGACGAACATCGATATCGGGAGCTATTCGCCGCATACGCTCGCGAGGGAGGGGATAGAGCCCTTCCACATCGAGGCCAGGGACAAGGGCGTCACTGTCATAAACGCAGTGCCGGAAGACCTCCCCGAGGTGCAGGCCGATCTGTTCAGGATACGCCATGTGTTCGCCAACCTTATTTCCAACTCGTTGAGGTTCACAATGCCCGGCGGCGTGATCATAGTCAGGGCGGAGCAAGAAGGGCGCTTTATCCGTTTCTCTGTCGAGGATACGGGGGAAGGGATTCCGCCCGAACACCTGCCGAGGATATTCGATCAGTTCTACCGCGTGCCCGGCCAGGACGAGAAATCCGGGGTGGGTCTCGGTCTCGCGATAGTGAAGGAGATAGTGGAGGCGCACGGAGGAGCGGTCGGCGTGAAAAGCGAGGCGGGGAGGGGATCCTCGTTCGAGTTCACGCTGCCCCTGGAACAACGATCTACTGAAATTCACGGTCACGAAATACGCAGTAAGAATGCGTGAGGAGGCATAAGGAAATGCTTACGTTTATAATGCTGGCTCTCGGCCTGGGGGTCTTTATACTGCTCGGGGCCATCACGATTTTGCTCGAAAAAATATAGGAGGCTCAAATGCTCTGGATTGCGACTTTAGTCCTGATTTTCTGTTTCATATATCTGGTGTACGCGATTATTAAACCCGAGCGTTTCTA
Coding sequences:
- a CDS encoding ATP-binding protein — encoded protein: MIGIRQKLALGFGGLLAIVIVIGLLTMSRIKELGYAIDVILKENYLSVVACQDMKETLERMDSGILFTLAGNNEEGLKLIGENTGKFGSALESELNNITLPMEGEKAREIEKLFGEYTKSIPLVTDTSRPFQERNEAYFSTLLPLFQKIKSLAHEILIMNQKSMSDANDEARALAASTYRQMLTAMIASAVIAVLFGYLTHRWVLRPINTLIESTGEIRRGNLDVVIESGSHDEIGKLSESFNEMTAALRRVRKSERMNLIRLRRAMEEVVKALPDAIAILDTEGRVEVSTDTAQRMFGLKPGVLVKDLGYEWMPGLIGKALAEDRVVDLDSKNGYVQRFSEGREYFFRPIAVPIPVKPKSGEHTGSAIILNDVTQIHEQAELKRDVVSTVSHQLRTPLTSLRMSIHLLLEEKVGGLNEQQAELLVAAREDSEKLVSILSGLLDLNRMESGKTNIDIGSYSPHTLAREGIEPFHIEARDKGVTVINAVPEDLPEVQADLFRIRHVFANLISNSLRFTMPGGVIIVRAEQEGRFIRFSVEDTGEGIPPEHLPRIFDQFYRVPGQDEKSGVGLGLAIVKEIVEAHGGAVGVKSEAGRGSSFEFTLPLEQRSTEIHGHEIRSKNA
- the kdpF gene encoding K(+)-transporting ATPase subunit F; the encoded protein is MLWIATLVLIFCFIYLVYAIIKPERF